ACCCGACTGAAGCTGGATGCCGAGACGGAAATTCAAGCCCAGGAACTGGCCGATGTGCAACTGGCACGAGAAGCCATCCGCGCAGAAAAACGGCAGGAGATGGAAGCGCAACAAACCACGCATAACATTCACCTGCAGCGACTGGAACATGATGAGCAGATTCATCAACAGGAGGAATTAGACATCGCCGAGGAAGAGACAAAACGCCGCGTCAATCAGATTGAACTTGAACATCAGCGGGCAACGAATGAAGAACAAAGTCGTTACCTGGCTACGATGAGAGAGATGCAAGTCGATCTGACCAGGTACCTTGTCGCCCAGTACCAGAACCCGGACCGCTTGATTCGGATTACAGGAGACAATGAACCAAAGCTGCATCTTCACGATAATAATTAGAGGATCAATAAAAAGATTAGCTCCCCTATATTCTCAAACGATCTCAGTTCCTGACAATCTCTGTCGGAACAGGGAAAATAGTGTTGCAACTCTGTAGAAAATGGTATAATCCACACATCAAATTAGGTTTATACGATTTTCAGTGAGATTGCGCATGAACGAATTGGAAATGAACCGCAGGCAGGCCCTTATTGCGAGCGGCCTGGGTACTCTCAGTCTTGGCATGCCGGGCGTGGTGATGGGGAGCGACAAAGTAGACGCCTCGGGCAACGCAGTCCGTGCGGAGAAGTCTTGCATCTTTGTCCTGCTGTGTGGCGGGCCGAGCCACCTGGATACCTGGGATATGAAGCCGGAAGCGCCGCTGGAATACCGCGGGCCCTACATGCCGATTGCCACCAAAGTGCCGGGCATGCGGATCAATGAGATGCATACCAAGCTGGCCAAGCTGACCGACGAGTTCACGCTCATCAATTCGATGTCGCATCCGGGCGCGATCAGCAATCACTTCGATGCGATGCACAATCTGCTTAGCGGCCAGTCAAATAAACGCGTGCAACAGGGCATGGCGAACGAGCAACCGTACCTCGGTTCCATCGTCTCCAAAATAAGGCCGAGCAAACGCAACTTCGTCTCCAATGCCTGGCTGATCAAATGCGTGGGTCCACCTGTGTTTTGTGCGCCCAATATTGGAATTGGCGGTTACCTGGGTTCGGCATTTGCTCCCGTGTTTGTCGGTGCGGCAAACAACCATCCCGCGATGAAAGACTTCAAGCCGCCCGAAATTTATGCCCCTTATGACGAGCAGCGACTCGAACAACGCAAATCAGTTCTGCGTCACCTGGAATCCAAACGTCTGGACCAGAACCAGAATATGAAAGACTGGTCGGACCTGCGCGAGAAGACCTACGAAGCGTTAACGCGCGCCGAAGGGCGCAGAGCGTTTAACATGGAGGAAGAGCCGGTTAAAGTTCGCGAAAAATATGGCATGCATCCGCTCGGTCAGAATCTGCTTTTAGCAAGGCGGATGGTGGAATCGGGCGTCCGGTTTGTGACCGTCAACGGCTGGACCGGACAGGCAGAGTACGATAAGAAAGGCCCTCCGAGCAGCAGCTGGGACATGCACGGCGGCAACATGGGGATGGGCAATGCCTTCGGTAACGGTTCTTACGGCATGGGATTCTGCCTGCCGCGCCTGGATCAGGCGCTGGCCGCCCTGCTCTCCGACCTGAAGGACCGCGGCATGTTGGACAACACACTTGTTGTGGTCACCGGCGAATTCGGCCGCACCCCCAACGTGCTCAAGCAAGACCCGCCGGGTCGTCAGCACTGGCCGCGCTGTTTCTCATCCATTCTGGCGGGAGCCGGCATTAAAGGGGGGAACGTATACGGCAAATCCAACAAGTACGGTCAATATCCCACGCACAACCCCGTCCGCCCCGAAGAACTGGCAGCGACAATCTACCACGCTCTGGACATCCCGATCAGTAATCCGCAAGACCCCACGGGGCTCTTACGTACCCTGACAACGGGCAAGCCGATCATGGAATTGTTTGGATAACCGGCTCGGGATCAGTAGAGTTCAGAGCCCCCAAGCACTTATTCCGAAACCAGATTCAACAGGTCACCAATCGATTTGTGCTTTTCGATCGGATGCCGCAACGGCTGCTCAGTCAGGACTTCGTAGTGGTTCCGACGACCGATTTTCTCTCGTTTAACGAACCCCTCTTCTTCCAGGTCCTGGATGATCCGCTGGACGGCACGCTCTGTTATGCCGACTTTTAAAGCGACTTCCCGCAACACAATCGAGGGTTCGCGATGCAACACGATTAGAACGTGTGCATGATTGGTCAGGAAGGTCCAACGGTTTCCGGAATCCGTCGCAGGACTGACAGCTGTTTCTGATTTCGCGTCGCGCATCGCGTCTTTCCCTTGCTGTTTTCCGGCTCTGACTCTGTCGGAACCACTCCCGCGTTTGTTTTTTGACGCTTTTTTCATCGATTTGTTACCCGTCCCGAAAAGCAAGGCACGTGCCTTACTTCATACTATCAATGCATTTAGAGCAAAAGAGCATCTTAGTCCTTTATAGTGTATCCGATCCTGAGATGAAATCAAATTCACGAAAATAATTACGCCTCTCAAACGCTACGATTCAGGTTCCTTCCGCGCACATTCCTGGAAGCGACCTCAAGAATTTCAAAATAAATGACGAAAAACTATTGACGACATATAATTCGTGTATCATTATACGCGTTATTAAATACACGTATCTGTTTTCACGACTCTATTTTAATGAACTGGAGATCATACAATGTCTGGTGAAATTGGTTTGATCTTGATCCTTCCTGCTTGCCTTCTGCTGATGTTTGGGTTAATTCCAAGAAAAGCGGCGAACACGCGGGGCAATCAACTTTGTCAAATGACAACCTTAGTCACAGGCATTCAATGCCTGCTCGCGACTCTCTTTGTTCTGCTCTACTCCTCACAGGTATTTTTTGACGCTCGTCTGGACAATCTACCCGAAACCGTCAAACTCACCAATCTCAACCTCGTCATGTTTGACGGTGCCTCTTGCTTGATGTACTCACTGGTCAGCTTTGTCGGCTGGATCATCAGCCGTTTTTCGATCCGATACCTGGATGGTGAACCCGAACAGGGCAACTATTTCCGCTGGACCGGTTTTACGGTAGGAGCAGTCTCCCTGATGGTGATTTCGGGAAATTTGCTGCTGTTCATCGTTGCCTGGGCGATCTCCAGTTTAGGGCTTCACCAACTGCTTCTATTTTACAGAAATCGACCAGCGGCTCAACGGGCTGCATGGACGAAATTCACGGTGAGTCGCATTGGTGACATTGCCCTGATCGGCGCTACAATACTGATTTACCAGGAATTTCAGACTCTCAATTTTTCCGAGATCTTCGCATCCATCAAGTACCAGTCCGGGTTCGATTCTCCCCGGATCATGTGGGCGGTCTCGCTACTGGTACTCGGAGCCATATCCAAATCCGCTCAATTCCCATTCCATACCTGGTTGCCACAAACACTGGATACACCAACTCCCGTCTCGGCTTTGATGCATGCGGGAATCGTGAATGCGGGAGGCTTTCTCATGATCCGTACCAGCCCCCTGCTTTTCTTGAATCCTACCGCCATGGCTGGTCTGGCTGTGGTGGGAACGGTCACAACCTGTTTTGCTGCCACCGTGATGCTGACGCAAACCAGTATCAAGAAAAACCTGGCTTATTCCACCATTGCGCAGATGGGATTCATGATGCTGCAATGTGGCCTGGGTGCTTTTTCCGCTGCCATGCTGCATATTCTGGCTCATTCGCTCTACAAAGCGCATGCGTTTCTGAATAGTGGTAGCGTGCTCGATCAAAACAAAGCTTCAGGTTGGAATCAGGCAAACCATCACCAAGAGAAGGTATCCTCAAGCAAACTCTTGATAACCGGTGTCTGTATTGTCATGGTTTACTGCGCGAGCTTGGCGCTCTTCGGTATCAACCCGCTCACAAAACCAGGTGGCATTCTACTGGGGTTCATTATATGCCTCGCGCTGCTGGGTTGGATGCGACAGGCTTTACAATCAAACAATCGTTCCCTGCTGCTTCGAACCGCTGGCATCTCCCTGGTACTCTGCCTGGCCTACAGTCTCAGTTTCGTCGCGATCGACAAAATTGTAGGACTGAACCAAAGCACTTCCAGTTCCGCTTATCTAGCCTGGGCGGCTGCTGCTCTGATCGTGGTCGGATTCAGCAGCATGTCGCTGTTACAGCGCAAGATCTCACAAGCCCAAAAGCCCGCATGGATCAACAAGCTCTACATCCATGCCCTCAACGGGTTCTATGTTGAGGCGCTGCTCAGGCAACGTTTCGAGAACCTGACCCGGGAATAAACCAGTTCGAGACCTGTTTGTTGATCGCTCATTAAAGCAAACCTTTAGAAAGAGTAAAACAATGTCACAAATGCAATCCGAGTCGCGGTACTTTTCTTCGCCTGATCTAATCAACCAATTCATTCCCGAACAGGGATATCTGATAGAACAGATTTCCGAAGCACTCAAAGTCGTCTCTCAGGTGATTTCGCCAGTCTCGCCTTTAAAAGATTATGTGGCAGTGAATCCCTATCACGGGATTTCTGAACGTTCATTCTTGAATGCACGAAATTATTTACGAATTTTCTCCGACTGCGAAAACCTGATGCCTCTGGAACACTATGCTGAAGAATTCCGTTCAGGACAATTCGGGGTTAAACAGATCCAATCTGCAGTCGAGGAATTAGAGAGCACCAATCTGAGCACTCACCCCATCCCCTCTGCAGAGGAAATTGTAGAATTGTTGCATAGCCTGGAGAAACCAGTCAGTCACACTGACCAGATGAAGCAGAAACAGGACAGACCCGTTCGCACTTTGTCTGAGATGCTGGATCATCAAACTCAGGGGAACTGGTCCGAAAAGATCTGTGATGAGATCTCTAAATATTGTGCAATGCACTACGACCAGGGAGAAGCCGTCTGGGGTAGCCCCTGGAAAGAGATGACCTTGTACCAGTCCTGGCGTTCCGCGGCGGTCCATGATCGAAATATGGAATTCCACGGACTGACTGGTTTCTGCAGTTATGTCTCGGAGCTTCCCCACACGGCTGAAGCCTCAATGATTGCTTCATTGCAATGTTTGCATGTTCCGCCCGCCCTGTGGGAAACCTATTTGCTTTGTCAGGCCTTTTCCATCCCCGGCTGGAGCGCCTGGGTCAAATATCAGTCTGAAGAATCGGAAACCGAAGATCCATTGTGTAACGATCTGGCGGGTCTAATGGCAATGCGTCTCGCTTACGATGCCGCACTTTCAAAATCGCAGGCATTCGAAGTGGACTGGCGCGATTTCGCCAGTCACCAGCCGATTTCATTTAAGTTATCTGCTGACGCACAAGACAACGAGTTCTTGCGATATACGCTGTTACGTGCTTCTGAAATCGCGTTCCGGGATCGACTGCTCAATTGCGTTGCGATTCCATCAGCCTCATCTGACATCACACAACACTCCGAACAAGCAACTCATTTTTCAACGGTTCCAGCAGAACGGAAATTAGCACAGATGGTTTTCTGCATCGATGTCCGATCAGAGCGAATTCGGCGGCAACTGGAATCAGTCTCTTCCCACATTGAAACATTCGGATTTGCTGGATTTTTTGGCCTGCCGATCGAATTCGTGCGACTGGGAGATCAGTCAGGAGACAGTCAGGTCCCCGTCTTATTAAAACCTCAAATACAGATTTACGAAGATGTTCAGTCTGCAGATCCAGATTTGAAGTCGCATCTCGTCAAGCAACGCGGCCTGTCCAGATCATTGCGAAAACTCTGGAAAAACCTGCGTACCTCAGCCGTGGGCTGCTTCCCGTTTGTAGAAACGACCGGTTTACTCTATGGACTGAAACTCTGGCAACGATCCGTCGGTTCCACTTCAAAACCTTCAGACGCCGATCCCCAGAGATTATTCCGCGAGAACTTTGAGGTACTGGAACCCAGTTTGAATGGTTTGAATCAGCAGGGAATCACAATAACTGAGCTGACTGACTTAGCCGAATCGATGTTAAAGAATCTGGGTTTGACGGAGAACTTTTCTCGACTGGTGGTATTTTGCGGACATGGCAGCCAAACAGAAAACAATCCTCTCAAAGCCGGCCTGGACTGCGGCGCCTGTGGGGGACACTCTGGCGAACCGAATGCCCGAATCGCAGCGAAAATTCTGAATCAAACTGTGGTACGGCGTGCACTGGAACACCGGGGAATCACGATTCCCTCTGACACCTGGTTTGTCGCAGGCTTACACAATACTACGACAGACAGCCTCGATTATTTCGAATGCGATCAAGTTCCAGAGACACACCACAAGGACTTGGAAACGCTCATCGAAATCTCTCAGTTTGCTTCTGAGAATTCCCGAGTCGAGCGTATGCCAGAGATAAATGCTCCCACAATGACCGATCTGATGCGACGCGCCGCAGACTGGTCCGAAGTACGCCCCGAGTGGGGACTGGCAGGCAACGCCGCCTTTGTCATCGCGCCGCGGGAATTTACACGAGAGATTAACCTGGATGCCCGGACGTTCCTGCACAGCTATGATCACGAGAACGATCAGGAGGGAATCGTCCTGGAAAATATCATGACAGCTCCGATGATCGTCGCCCACTGGATCAACATGCAATACTACGCTTCCACCGTCGACAACCACCATTTCGGCAGCGGAAACAAAACGCTGCATAATGTTGTGGGAGGTTTTGGAATTCTCTCAGGTAATGGGGGAGACTTGATGACGGGTTTACCCTGGCAGTCGCTGAATACCGGTGCGAAGTTTCAACATCAACCACTGCGTTTACAAGTCCTGATTGCCGCACCGAGAAACGTCATCGAAAAGATCATTGCGAAACATCAAGACATCTCGAATCTACTCACCGGCGGATGGATGCACCTGATTTCGCTGGAGGAACAACAACAGTTTCAGTACTCCACTGATGGTAACTGGAACAAGATTGAATTGACGCAATCCTGAGACTCTTCCCTACACCGAACTTATTTTTTACTGAATTTCTTAACAAGGAGAAATGCGATGAAAATTACCATTATCGATCAAAGTCAATTATTAGGCCAACAGCTGGTTCAACTCTGCAAGCGATATTTGCATGATGTTCTCGCGCCCCATTTCCAGCCCATGATGCTCTCCCTGGAGTTGAATATCAAAGCCCTGAAAAACCCTCAGGGAGAGTTGAAAAAAGTATATCGAGTTCAGATCGATCATGGCGATGGTCAAATTGTCTTTCACCAGAAAGGTGAAAACATCGACACGTGTCTGTCCAAGATTGCTGAGAGAGCCCAACGAGAAATCTCTCGTGTGAGAGCACGTTCGATAGCACGAGCGAAGTGTTTGTACTGATTCAAGAACGATCCTAAGCATCAAGATCTTCAAGTTCATGTAATTGAGACGTGATACCACAGTCAGGCTGACGAGGCTGAGTGACAGATCTGACAATTGAAAAACTCTGAGTGTGTAATTCGTGAGTTTCTGAATATCCCCCCGAGAGGAGAAGTCCGATGACAATCACCTTTACAGATCGAAATCAGTTATTAACTCATCAATTGAAGCAGCTTTGTGAGAGACGCCTTGAATATGCTTTGTCTCGATTTCAATCGATGATCAAATCCATCGAATTCAGCGTCAGCGACTTGAACGGACCGAGAGGAGGCATCGACAAAGCGTGCCGCGTTCGGATCAGACACAGGACCGGTCATGTTATCGTAAACCATAAGCATGAAGATCTTGCCGTGTGCATCTCTAAAATTGCTGAAAAAGCCTCTCGTGCCCTTTCCCGTAAAAGGTCACGTTCGCAGAAATTCAATCGCACGCGTCATACCGATCTGATCGAAACTTAAGAAACAAGACAGGACTTTCTTTTTCATAAGTCCTGTCTCTTTTTAGTTTTTTTCGTTTCTTTAAAACAGAGAATCGGAATCAGTGTGAGATATGATCATGACAAACAGAAATCAAGACTCATGAAAGCCTGATAGGCGCAATCAGACATCTTTTTCCGGGTGTGCTTTCTTGTCGGGAACCTTGAAATCGGGATTCACGAGTTTGAAGTCGGCGTTCTCCGCTCCTTCGGGGGGAACGTCGAATTTCAGTGTGGTTTTCGAATTGTATTCCGCAGGAATCGGATTGGGGCCGCGACGATCCTTTCCGGATGAGTCATAGGACGGCAGAATTTCTTCGAACACATCGAGCGTAATGATCACATCATTCGGGCCGACGACTGCCCCATTGTCTCCGGTCATCACTACGGCGAGTTCATAGCGACCTTGTTCATCCGTTTTGCCGTACGATTCCGCTGCTCCTTTAAGCTCACTGTCCCCCTCTGTCGTTCGAGGGCGAAACAGCACTGTGGTGCCCGGCAGCGGTTCGCCGTTCATCGTCACCGTTCCCGAAACAGACGCTAGCTTCACATTATTCGATCCACATCCCGTGAGGCCTACCAACGTAACGATCATCAGAAACCATCGTGGAATCAAAAAGTTGCTCATCTGTGAAAACTCTCCTAAAATAGAATTCAAACCATCCGTTTTCGAATCATCTGTCTTGTTCGCTTGCGAGAAACAGATCGATCACCACTCACCGATGATTTCTCCTCCTTCAGGTGTTCCCAGACTCTGAAAAATTCCTAAATCAATGTTTTCACTCATGAAGCGACTTGATCCGTCCGCCAGCAATACCTGCATTCCACCGACATGCATGCTGCCCCAGCCTCGTTTGCAGGCGTTGCTGCCTCCAGTGCCTCCGATCGCCACACAACGATCGTAATCGGGAATCAAAGTCCGACGTTGCGCTGTAAAAGAGGACTGGCTGTAAGAGGTGTAGGTGTAGGCCCAGAATGTCCCGCGGCGAGGACGGGTTCTCGTATGATACTCTCCCACCACGATTGTATTCGATGTCCCATCGGAGATCGAACTGAATTTCTCAACCGTGAAACCATTCGTCCCAATACTATGCAATACTCCTCTCCAACTGTGCGCCAGGTTCGACCCATCTGCGTTATCCATCCAGCCACTCGTATCGGTTTTCCCGGAAACCGCGCGATAAGACGACAGCCGATAGTTCACACCACTGCCCGGTCCGCTCTCCGGCTGCCTCAATAAACCAGCGTTGGTATCCGACGGACAGTTATAGACAACCATGTTTTGCTCCCGCACAGCCGCGTTCGGAGCATCTTCATTGAAAGCGCTGGAGTCATACTTTTGAAACAACGGCGCCTGATCGAGGTAAGGCAGAATCGCAATCGCCCAGTTAATCCCGCTTTTCGTACTGCAACAGCTGCCAATCGTGATTCCGCCAGGAGGAAACGTACTGTATGCCTCATGATAATTATGCAACGCTAACCCAATCTGTTTCAGGTTGTTCTTACAAGAACTGCGTCGTGCTGCTTCGCGTGCCTGCTGGACCGCCGGCAACAGCAGAGAAATCAAAATCGCAATGATCGCAATCACCACCAATAATTCGATCAATGTAAATCCGCGTTTTGGTGAATTCATAATCGGGCCCCTTATGAATAAAGAAATGGAAATAAATCGAAGTGGTCGCGTCTCAATGAACACGCGTCTTTCACTATATCCTTTTTTAACCAAAAGTATACAAAAATCTCATACATGCCAATTTGCTTTTCTAACTCGACTGAATATTAGCATTATTAATAAACAACCATCGATCGTCGTTGCATTTGTTTCACACAACATATCAAGACTCATTCGACTTGTTTGATCAACAGAAGAGTACGTGGAGCGCACAGAAAAGGAATTCGCCTCACTTCAATATTTTCTGCAGGCAGTCCTGTCATAATACCAGTTCGGAAGTGGCAAGAATTATATTCTTATGCTGATAGATTAAACGCCACTCAGCCCTGGTGGCGAATATTTTCGCTTCAGGGGTTGCAATGGCGAAACTATTCGCTACCATCGACTCGACTAGCGAAATTATTCGCTACTTGTATTTTCTTTCAATGGAGCCCTGAGATGCCGCGTCCCCCGTCTTCACAACTGACGGAAGTCGAGCTACAAATCCTTTGCATTCTTTGGGAGAAGCAGGCTGCGACAGCGCGTCAGATTCATAACTCTCTCTCTGAAGATCGCAACACAAATTACTCCACGACAGTCAAGATGCTGTCGGTCATGCTCGGCAAGAAACTTGTCAAACGTGACGAAACAGTTCATCCTCAGATATACCGTCCTGCCGCCACACAACAACGTACGCAGCAGAAAATGCTTAAGGATCTGATCAGTAAAGTTTACAATGGTTCCACAGGAAGCCTTGTTTTACAAGCACTTTCCTCACAAAAAACTTCTCCACAAGAACTGTCAGAAATTCGTCAGTTACTGGATGAGTTGGAAGAGAATGAGAAATGAACACGTTAGCAACGATCTTCCAGTCGGCTTGGGCTGAGCGCGTGGGTTGGACATTGCTGCATTCCTTATGGCAGATTGCACTACTCGCAATTGCGTATCGTCTCGTTTCGATCTTGCTCAGAAATCGTCCGGCAACCGTTCGATATTTGATCTGTTGTGTGACGCTGTTCTCTATGCTCGGCTTTCCGCTGAGCACGTTTTATCTGCTTTCACAAAATGCCATGCGGATTTCGACAGACATTAACAACACAACCACAATAGTTAGTGTATCAGACGATTTACCAGCGTCCTCGAAGGTCATAACAGAATCTGAGAAGCTGATTACTTCCCCACAGTCTTCAGTGACGCAGTCCTCTGCTACAGAAAGCGACACAAAGACAGTTTTACCAGCAAGCCTGCCTGCAAATTCTTTCTCAGACAATCTGTTCTCTCTATTGCGCCCCTGGCTGCCGCTGGCAACCACTGTCTGGTTAATCGGTACTCTCCTCTTTGCACTAAGACCACTCTGGGGGTGGCTCCACGTACGCCGGTTGAAACGGCACGGATTATCTCCACTCTCGCCCCAGTTACGAGACTTGGGAGCCAATCTGGCTGTCCGGCTTGGCATCAAACAAGGCGTACAATTTCTGCAGTCATCCTTGGTAGAAGTGCCGACGATCGTTGGCTGTTTCTCTCCCATCATTTTATTACCGGCTTCCGCTATCACAGGCCTCACAGTTCAAGAACTCGAGATGATCTTAGCGCATGAACTGGCCCACGTCCGTAGGCATGACTATTTGATCAACCTCGCGCAAACGGTGATTGAATCTCTGCTCTTTTACCATCCCGGAATGTGGTGGATCTCGAATCAGATCCGCCAGGAACGCGAGCATTGCTGTGATGATATCGCCGTTGCTCTGGGTAAAAACCGTGCCGTATACGTCCAGGCGCTTGCGCGGCTTGAACAGCAGCGTCATGAGACTCTAACCATCGTACTGACCGCAACAGGCGGCTTGCTCATCTCCCGCGTTCGCCGAATATTGGAGCAATCGAAAAATGAAGTGGGCTATGTCAACCTCACAGCCTGTCTTACCGGACTGGTATTGATTGGTCTGGTAGCGACTGCATTCACAATGAACAGCATCCCTCAGAAAAAAACGATTGTTCTTTTCCCCAGTGAGCAGAACAGCAAGTTGCCTGAGGGTGAATTGAGTGTCGAAATTCCGAATCGCCTCATCAAAGTGATTCAGGCATACGATCTGCCGTTTTTCAATGAAACGGATCTGGATCAAATTCGTAAAGATTTTCGTCTGATCGTCGAAAAGTATGCTCCGGAAAACATGAGCGATGAGCGTAAACGTTCCATTCTCACGGCGATTGAAGAACACAGTAAACAGCATCTGTTTCTAACCAGCTTTGACCCGAACAGAATGGATTCGTTGAATGAAACCTACCTGTTTATGCCTGACCGACTCAAAACACTCCAATGGAAGCTTAGCCAGGCGTTGCAGCGCGACCCCTTGAGCAAAAAACAGGCACAACGTCGGGAAGAACTGTGGACGTTCATGTCAAATCATATCAAGAGTTTACCCGAAACTAGCCATGTGAATTATCAGACTGCACTCGAGGATCTTAAGACTCGTTTTACGGATCCTCTGTGTACCCAGTTCGACCGTCCACTGACAGAGGAACAATTCAATCAATTCAAAAATATACTGCAGCGAAGTTCTAATAATAGTAAGCATGAAATTGAGTTCGTGGTCAGTCATTTGTCTTGGTATGTTCAGCAGGCATATCGTCCTTATACCATCGGCATCACTAACACTCTGCCTTTTGATGATGAAGTCAAACATGCCAACTCCAGTAATGGATATGTGACCTTGGGGTTCACATCAAACGAAATATTCCGCGGTAAGGTACTCGATTTAGAAGATTTCAATAATTCATACACCCTAATTGATATGGACTCTGCCATTCAAGCCAATGCAATTCCGCAAATCACTGTGCCAGCGACTGCCCGCGAACCGGACAAGATCTCTCACTGGCTCAATCAAACTGGCAAAGGCGATTTCGGTTACAAAAATGGCGAACTGTTTGCAGTACGTGGAACAAAGCTGGCACTGCTGAATGTGAAAAACTGGTTCGAAGCCGATGCAATCAGTAAGGATGCTTTGCGTGCTGAAATTAAAAAGCAGGACAAACATGACATCAATGTCAAAAACGAGATTCAAACCTATTTCGACCAGTTTCCAACGCGACATTACACTGAATACATTGGCCCTTACATCGGGGTACTGAACCAGGAAGGACACCTCTCAGTCGTTCACATCAAAAAGATCCCCATCATGGACGGTATTTATCTCAATTGCCGCCCACGTCTGTAACAACAGAATTGTTGACAGGACCAGACAGTCAGAAACGGGTGCCTTTCCCCTACCCCTTCCGTGCAATCAGTCCTGAAAGAAAACCGTTCAAAAGTGGCAAGAAATGCGTTCTCAATAGGGTACAGCAACCGCTGCCGCGACACTTGAGTGGCGTGATGCATTTTTTACTGGCATCATTTCAGGGGTCCCTGGGCAGCGTTTTTTAATTCGAATGCTTCTTAGCAAATGGAAGAAACCGGGGCTAACGCCCTTCGGCTAATAAGTCATTCTGGTTGGGAAATCACCATAAACCAGATCAGCCGCACGGCGTTAGCCGCGGTTAATACCGATCACGGTGAGGTTACATTCATGAGAATCACTTTAAAACCAATAAATCAACACTACCTGGGGTGCGCTGGTTTGGACCGGAATCGGGAACCAGCAAATGCTCCCGCCAGGGATGCGAGGAGTTTCGCCAGCATGGATAAGGCAAATCCGACAGACCAGATTCCTGCGAAGCCGACCGACGCAGCGTCGATGAATAAGTAAAACAGAGTCACGATCATCACCATCTGATACGCGTTTCGCTCAGGTTGGCGTGTCGTAAGGAACCAGCCTGCCACGAAAAACAATGCGGTTCCCGCTGTATGCAAACACCATGGCGCCAACCATTTAGCGGCTTCGTCGTAAAATTCGCTTGGGTGTCCCGGCTCGATGAACAAGGCATAAACCATCACGACCAGAATGACAATCAGCACATTGATCGCCAGTAAGATGAAAGCAACACCAGCCGCTTTGGCATAATCGAGAAGTTTCATTTTTCTCCCTGCTTCCTCAACGCACATATTTGTCCGGGATCGTCTTGCACGTGTAATAGCGTTTTTCGATGGGAATGGCACCACAGCGGAATACGCCGGACTCGACGTGCCCCAAGACACGAGGGACCATCTTCTTCAACATGTATCCCCAGCCAAT
This genomic interval from Gimesia alba contains the following:
- a CDS encoding DUF1501 domain-containing protein; protein product: MNRRQALIASGLGTLSLGMPGVVMGSDKVDASGNAVRAEKSCIFVLLCGGPSHLDTWDMKPEAPLEYRGPYMPIATKVPGMRINEMHTKLAKLTDEFTLINSMSHPGAISNHFDAMHNLLSGQSNKRVQQGMANEQPYLGSIVSKIRPSKRNFVSNAWLIKCVGPPVFCAPNIGIGGYLGSAFAPVFVGAANNHPAMKDFKPPEIYAPYDEQRLEQRKSVLRHLESKRLDQNQNMKDWSDLREKTYEALTRAEGRRAFNMEEEPVKVREKYGMHPLGQNLLLARRMVESGVRFVTVNGWTGQAEYDKKGPPSSSWDMHGGNMGMGNAFGNGSYGMGFCLPRLDQALAALLSDLKDRGMLDNTLVVVTGEFGRTPNVLKQDPPGRQHWPRCFSSILAGAGIKGGNVYGKSNKYGQYPTHNPVRPEELAATIYHALDIPISNPQDPTGLLRTLTTGKPIMELFG
- a CDS encoding helix-turn-helix transcriptional regulator translates to MKKASKNKRGSGSDRVRAGKQQGKDAMRDAKSETAVSPATDSGNRWTFLTNHAHVLIVLHREPSIVLREVALKVGITERAVQRIIQDLEEEGFVKREKIGRRNHYEVLTEQPLRHPIEKHKSIGDLLNLVSE
- a CDS encoding proton-conducting transporter transmembrane domain-containing protein, which codes for MSGEIGLILILPACLLLMFGLIPRKAANTRGNQLCQMTTLVTGIQCLLATLFVLLYSSQVFFDARLDNLPETVKLTNLNLVMFDGASCLMYSLVSFVGWIISRFSIRYLDGEPEQGNYFRWTGFTVGAVSLMVISGNLLLFIVAWAISSLGLHQLLLFYRNRPAAQRAAWTKFTVSRIGDIALIGATILIYQEFQTLNFSEIFASIKYQSGFDSPRIMWAVSLLVLGAISKSAQFPFHTWLPQTLDTPTPVSALMHAGIVNAGGFLMIRTSPLLFLNPTAMAGLAVVGTVTTCFAATVMLTQTSIKKNLAYSTIAQMGFMMLQCGLGAFSAAMLHILAHSLYKAHAFLNSGSVLDQNKASGWNQANHHQEKVSSSKLLITGVCIVMVYCASLALFGINPLTKPGGILLGFIICLALLGWMRQALQSNNRSLLLRTAGISLVLCLAYSLSFVAIDKIVGLNQSTSSSAYLAWAAAALIVVGFSSMSLLQRKISQAQKPAWINKLYIHALNGFYVEALLRQRFENLTRE
- a CDS encoding YbcC family protein is translated as MSQMQSESRYFSSPDLINQFIPEQGYLIEQISEALKVVSQVISPVSPLKDYVAVNPYHGISERSFLNARNYLRIFSDCENLMPLEHYAEEFRSGQFGVKQIQSAVEELESTNLSTHPIPSAEEIVELLHSLEKPVSHTDQMKQKQDRPVRTLSEMLDHQTQGNWSEKICDEISKYCAMHYDQGEAVWGSPWKEMTLYQSWRSAAVHDRNMEFHGLTGFCSYVSELPHTAEASMIASLQCLHVPPALWETYLLCQAFSIPGWSAWVKYQSEESETEDPLCNDLAGLMAMRLAYDAALSKSQAFEVDWRDFASHQPISFKLSADAQDNEFLRYTLLRASEIAFRDRLLNCVAIPSASSDITQHSEQATHFSTVPAERKLAQMVFCIDVRSERIRRQLESVSSHIETFGFAGFFGLPIEFVRLGDQSGDSQVPVLLKPQIQIYEDVQSADPDLKSHLVKQRGLSRSLRKLWKNLRTSAVGCFPFVETTGLLYGLKLWQRSVGSTSKPSDADPQRLFRENFEVLEPSLNGLNQQGITITELTDLAESMLKNLGLTENFSRLVVFCGHGSQTENNPLKAGLDCGACGGHSGEPNARIAAKILNQTVVRRALEHRGITIPSDTWFVAGLHNTTTDSLDYFECDQVPETHHKDLETLIEISQFASENSRVERMPEINAPTMTDLMRRAADWSEVRPEWGLAGNAAFVIAPREFTREINLDARTFLHSYDHENDQEGIVLENIMTAPMIVAHWINMQYYASTVDNHHFGSGNKTLHNVVGGFGILSGNGGDLMTGLPWQSLNTGAKFQHQPLRLQVLIAAPRNVIEKIIAKHQDISNLLTGGWMHLISLEEQQQFQYSTDGNWNKIELTQS
- a CDS encoding HPF/RaiA family ribosome-associated protein produces the protein MTITFTDRNQLLTHQLKQLCERRLEYALSRFQSMIKSIEFSVSDLNGPRGGIDKACRVRIRHRTGHVIVNHKHEDLAVCISKIAEKASRALSRKRSRSQKFNRTRHTDLIET